A region from the Prevotella melaninogenica genome encodes:
- a CDS encoding RHS repeat domain-containing protein — MYWDEDNWLMVLSDNGKTSRYTYNASGERIIKSHGTMEGVYINGAPQGITFHETDNFTLYPASILTVNKNRFTKHYFIGSQRIASRIGTGLFNNVYGRNGSYVTAGQQDYAERMNQIQKQKETYYKQQGIAPGVPTEKGAYGDPENTGVGYNAVLTELGNHDVPQGWVQTPRPNTTPNTNPGPLVSWNDPSNPDDPQAGYGYIPNDTTKEETFFYHSDHLGSTSYITDDKGNITQYDAYLPYGELLVDEYSSSEDMPYKFNGKEMDSETGLYYYGARYLNPMTTLWYGVDPLAEKYVQTIPYLYGGGNPVRILDPNGMGWVETKDKGVYWDERVNSAKDRKFIPEGGRYLGNTVNMFDNQGQYKFGDNQGNILSAHPMDEVSVSHKKHVNFLDILSNMGLELCRYKELPKTSSGIYAPFNFDAIGLEAGFSFQIANLHYSYGLGFTISGSEGGLYSLMSAGGDLAKPALSFNAYINLVGYKNHTNLKNNIDLYEGTGYNNAATIGPLNAVYGTPIDNHTYSSYGLGTGISIKAIGGSNGVSREMLKTKYIFKF, encoded by the coding sequence ATGTACTGGGACGAGGACAACTGGCTGATGGTGCTTTCGGACAACGGCAAGACGAGCCGCTATACCTACAATGCCAGTGGCGAACGGATTATCAAGAGCCATGGAACGATGGAGGGCGTATATATCAACGGTGCTCCGCAGGGGATTACGTTCCACGAGACCGACAACTTCACGCTCTATCCGGCCTCAATTCTGACGGTGAACAAGAACCGCTTCACGAAGCACTACTTCATCGGCAGCCAGCGTATAGCTTCAAGAATCGGCACGGGTCTGTTCAATAATGTCTATGGGCGTAACGGCTCATACGTAACGGCTGGTCAGCAGGACTATGCAGAACGTATGAATCAGATACAGAAGCAGAAAGAAACATACTATAAACAGCAGGGCATTGCCCCTGGTGTACCTACAGAGAAGGGTGCGTATGGTGATCCAGAGAACACTGGTGTAGGGTATAATGCCGTCCTCACCGAACTCGGCAACCATGATGTGCCACAGGGTTGGGTACAGACTCCACGCCCTAACACCACACCGAATACCAACCCCGGTCCACTTGTAAGCTGGAACGACCCAAGCAACCCTGACGACCCACAGGCTGGTTATGGATATATTCCAAACGACACCACAAAAGAGGAGACCTTCTTCTATCACAGTGACCACCTCGGCTCAACGTCTTATATCACCGATGACAAGGGTAACATCACCCAATATGATGCTTACCTGCCGTATGGCGAGCTACTTGTCGATGAATATAGTAGTAGCGAGGACATGCCATACAAGTTCAACGGCAAAGAGATGGATTCTGAGACAGGCTTGTATTATTATGGTGCAAGGTACTTGAATCCTATGACAACTCTATGGTATGGGGTGGATCCGTTGGCGGAAAAGTATGTTCAAACTATCCCTTATCTATATGGTGGTGGAAATCCTGTTAGGATACTAGACCCCAATGGAATGGGATGGGTTGAAACAAAGGACAAGGGCGTCTATTGGGATGAAAGAGTCAACTCTGCTAAAGACAGAAAGTTTATCCCAGAAGGTGGAAGATATTTAGGAAATACTGTAAATATGTTCGATAATCAAGGACAATATAAATTCGGTGATAATCAAGGGAATATTCTTTCAGCCCACCCAATGGATGAAGTGTCTGTGTCCCATAAAAAACATGTTAATTTCTTAGACATTCTAAGTAATATGGGACTGGAACTTTGTAGATATAAAGAATTGCCAAAAACTTCTTCAGGTATCTATGCCCCTTTTAACTTTGACGCAATAGGATTGGAAGCTGGATTTAGTTTTCAAATTGCCAATTTACATTACTCTTATGGTCTCGGTTTCACAATTAGTGGTTCTGAGGGAGGTCTTTATAGCCTTATGTCTGCGGGGGGTGATTTGGCTAAACCTGCTTTAAGTTTTAATGCATATATCAACCTTGTTGGATACAAAAACCATACAAATTTAAAGAATAATATTGATCTGTATGAAGGTACTGGTTATAACAATGCCGCTACGATTGGCCCATTGAATGCCGTTTATGGAACACCTATTGATAATCATACCTATTCATCCTATGGACTAGGAACAGGAATAAGTATAAAAGCTATAGGAGGGAGTAATGGTGTATCTAGAGAGATGTTGAAAACAAAGTATATTTTTAAATTCTAA